One window of the Dromaius novaehollandiae isolate bDroNov1 chromosome 25, bDroNov1.hap1, whole genome shotgun sequence genome contains the following:
- the RAB8A gene encoding ras-related protein Rab-8A, protein MAKTYDYLFKLLLIGDSGVGKTCALFRFSEDAFNATFISTIGIDFKIRTIELDGKRIKLQIWDTAGQERFRTITTAYYRGAMGIMLVYDITNEKSFENIRNWVRNIEEHASPDVEKMILGNKCDANDKRQVSREQGEKLAASFGIKFMETSAKANINIENAFFTLARDIKAKMDKKLEGNSPQGSNQGVKITPDQQKKSSFFRCVLL, encoded by the exons ATGGCGAAGACGTACGATTATCTCTTCAAGCTGCTGCTCATCGGCGACTCGGGCGTGGGCAAGACCTGCGCGCTCTTCCGCTTCTCCGAGGATGCCTTCAACGCCACCTTCATCTCCACCATCg gtattgattttaaaattagaacTATAGAGCTAGATGGCAAGAGAATTAAACTACAGATATG GGACACGGCTGGGCAGGAGCGATTCCGAACCATCACGACCGCGTACTACCGGGGAGCAATG ggCATTATGCTAGTCTATGACATCACCaatgaaaaatcttttgaaaatattcGGAACTGGGTCAGGAATATTGAAGAG CATGCCTCTCCAGATGTTGAAAAAATGATTCTTGGAAATAAATGTGATGCAAATGACAAAAGACAAGTCTCTAGAGAGCAAGGGGAGAAG CTTGCTGCAAGTTTTGGAATTAAATTTATGGAGACGAGTGCAAAAGCCAATATAAACATAGAGAAT GCATTTTTCACTCTTGCAAGAGATATCAAAGCAAAAATGGACAAGAAATTG GAAGGCAATAGCCCGCAAGGCAGCAACCAGGGAGTCAAAATCACACCAGaccagcaaaagaaaagcagctttttccgATGTGTCCTTCTGTGA
- the TPM4 gene encoding tropomyosin alpha-4 chain isoform X2, whose amino-acid sequence MEAIKKKMQMLKLDKENAIDRAEQAEADKKAAEDKCKQVEDELVALQKKLKGTEDELDKYSEALKDAQEKLEQAEKKATDAEGEVAALNRRIQLVEEELDRAQERLATALQKLEEAEKAADESERGMKVIENRAMKDEEKMEIQEMQLKEAKHIAEEADRKYEEVARKLVILEGELERAEERAEVSEVKCSDLEEELKNVTNNLKSLEAQSEKYSEKEDKYEEEIKLLSDKLKEAETRAEFAERTVAKLEKSIDDLEEKLAQAKEENLGLHQTLDQTLNELNCI is encoded by the exons ATGGAAGCGATCAAGAAAAAGATGCAGATGCTGAAGTTAGACAAGGAGAATGCAATTGATAGAGCAGAGCAGGCTGAAGCGGATAAGAAGGCAGCTGAGGACAAATGCAAACAG GTAGAGGATGAGCTGGTAGCCCTGCAGAAGAAGTTGAAAGGAACCGAAGATGAACTGGATAAGTACTCGGAGGCTCTCAAAGATGCGCAAGAAAAACTAGAGCAGGCTGAAAAGAAGGCAACTGAT GCTGAAGGTGAGGTGGCAGCTCTGAACAGACGTATCCAACTGGTGGAAGAGGAGTTGGATCGTGCCCAGGAACGGCTGGCTACAGCCTTGCAGAAACTGGAGGAGGCTGAAAAAGCAGCCGATGAGAGCGAGAg AGGAATGAAGGTTATTGAGAACAGAGCaatgaaagatgaagaaaaaatggaGATTCAGGAGATGCAACTGAAGGAGGCTAAGCATATCGCTGAAGAAGCTGACCGCAAATATGAAGAG GTTGCCCGTAAACTGGTTATTTTGGAGGGTGAACTGGAAAGAGCTGAAGAGCGTGCAGAGGTGTCAGAAGT taaaTGTAGTGACCTTGAAGAGGAATTAAAGAATGTCACTAACAACCTGAAGTCCCTGGAAGCCCAATCTGAAAAG TACTcggaaaaagaagataaatacgAAGAAGAAATCAAGCTTCTGTCTGACAAGCTTAAAGAA gcTGAAACACGTGCTGAATTTGCGGAGAGAACAGTTGCAAAACTGGAAAAGTCTATTGATGACCTGGAAG AAAAACTTGCTCAGGCAAAAGAAGAGAATTTGGGGTTGCATCAGACACTGGATCAGACGCTAAATGAACTAAACTGTATATGA
- the TPM4 gene encoding tropomyosin alpha-4 chain isoform X1 — MSLPRTAANTFNCTTGNGGFLVHLSRSKASASKFFFPDLAAAKVEDELVALQKKLKGTEDELDKYSEALKDAQEKLEQAEKKATDAEGEVAALNRRIQLVEEELDRAQERLATALQKLEEAEKAADESERGMKVIENRAMKDEEKMEIQEMQLKEAKHIAEEADRKYEEVARKLVILEGELERAEERAEVSEVKCSDLEEELKNVTNNLKSLEAQSEKYSEKEDKYEEEIKLLSDKLKEAETRAEFAERTVAKLEKSIDDLEEKLAQAKEENLGLHQTLDQTLNELNCI; from the exons ATGTCTCTGCCAAGAACAGCAGCAAATACCTTCAACTGTACTACAGGCAATGGAGGTTTCCTTGTGCACTTGAGCAGAAGCAAGGCTTCCGCTAGCAagtttttctttccagatttggCCGCTGCAAAG GTAGAGGATGAGCTGGTAGCCCTGCAGAAGAAGTTGAAAGGAACCGAAGATGAACTGGATAAGTACTCGGAGGCTCTCAAAGATGCGCAAGAAAAACTAGAGCAGGCTGAAAAGAAGGCAACTGAT GCTGAAGGTGAGGTGGCAGCTCTGAACAGACGTATCCAACTGGTGGAAGAGGAGTTGGATCGTGCCCAGGAACGGCTGGCTACAGCCTTGCAGAAACTGGAGGAGGCTGAAAAAGCAGCCGATGAGAGCGAGAg AGGAATGAAGGTTATTGAGAACAGAGCaatgaaagatgaagaaaaaatggaGATTCAGGAGATGCAACTGAAGGAGGCTAAGCATATCGCTGAAGAAGCTGACCGCAAATATGAAGAG GTTGCCCGTAAACTGGTTATTTTGGAGGGTGAACTGGAAAGAGCTGAAGAGCGTGCAGAGGTGTCAGAAGT taaaTGTAGTGACCTTGAAGAGGAATTAAAGAATGTCACTAACAACCTGAAGTCCCTGGAAGCCCAATCTGAAAAG TACTcggaaaaagaagataaatacgAAGAAGAAATCAAGCTTCTGTCTGACAAGCTTAAAGAA gcTGAAACACGTGCTGAATTTGCGGAGAGAACAGTTGCAAAACTGGAAAAGTCTATTGATGACCTGGAAG AAAAACTTGCTCAGGCAAAAGAAGAGAATTTGGGGTTGCATCAGACACTGGATCAGACGCTAAATGAACTAAACTGTATATGA
- the TPM4 gene encoding tropomyosin alpha-4 chain isoform X3 — MAALSSLEAVKRKIQCLQQQADEAEDRAQVLQRELDLERDLREKAEGEVAALNRRIQLVEEELDRAQERLATALQKLEEAEKAADESERGMKVIENRAMKDEEKMEIQEMQLKEAKHIAEEADRKYEEVARKLVILEGELERAEERAEVSEVKCSDLEEELKNVTNNLKSLEAQSEKYSEKEDKYEEEIKLLSDKLKEAETRAEFAERTVAKLEKSIDDLEEKLAQAKEENLGLHQTLDQTLNELNCI; from the exons ATGGCCGCGCTGAGCTCCCTGGAAGCGGTGAAGAGGAAGatccagtgcctgcagcaacaGGCCGATGAGGCGGAGGATCGCGCCCAGGTCCTCCAGCGGGAGCTGGACCTGGAACGGGACCTGCGGGAGAAA GCTGAAGGTGAGGTGGCAGCTCTGAACAGACGTATCCAACTGGTGGAAGAGGAGTTGGATCGTGCCCAGGAACGGCTGGCTACAGCCTTGCAGAAACTGGAGGAGGCTGAAAAAGCAGCCGATGAGAGCGAGAg AGGAATGAAGGTTATTGAGAACAGAGCaatgaaagatgaagaaaaaatggaGATTCAGGAGATGCAACTGAAGGAGGCTAAGCATATCGCTGAAGAAGCTGACCGCAAATATGAAGAG GTTGCCCGTAAACTGGTTATTTTGGAGGGTGAACTGGAAAGAGCTGAAGAGCGTGCAGAGGTGTCAGAAGT taaaTGTAGTGACCTTGAAGAGGAATTAAAGAATGTCACTAACAACCTGAAGTCCCTGGAAGCCCAATCTGAAAAG TACTcggaaaaagaagataaatacgAAGAAGAAATCAAGCTTCTGTCTGACAAGCTTAAAGAA gcTGAAACACGTGCTGAATTTGCGGAGAGAACAGTTGCAAAACTGGAAAAGTCTATTGATGACCTGGAAG AAAAACTTGCTCAGGCAAAAGAAGAGAATTTGGGGTTGCATCAGACACTGGATCAGACGCTAAATGAACTAAACTGTATATGA
- the TINCR gene encoding TINCR ubiquitin domain containing: MDTLRRSLSRWKRYHIKVHLADEDLMMPLTVKPRDTVMDLRAHLVREGITSWKKTFYYNSRQLEEHETLKEANIQNGSVLLLVSNKR; the protein is encoded by the exons ATGGACACGCTGCGAAGGAGCCTGTCTCGCTGGAAGAGGTACCACATCAAGGTGCACCTGGCCGACGAGGACCTGATGATGCCGCTGACTGTCAAGCCCAGGGACACAGTGATGGACCTACGGGCTCACTTAGTGCGGGAAGGCATCACTTCCTGGAAGAAGACATTTTATTACAACTCCAGGCAGCTCGAGGAGCATGAGACTCTCAAAGAGGCCAATATCCAGAACGGCTCTGTCCTGCTTCTTGTCAGCAATAAAAG ATAA